In one Nitrospirota bacterium genomic region, the following are encoded:
- a CDS encoding NAD(P)/FAD-dependent oxidoreductase codes for MVISKLDKYTVAIIGGGVAGLSCALTLASSKDKGDWTKDKRYVVIDSGSSDLLKAKLFNAPGVALGVSGQNVLEQIRQQINHYGCVDFLSGEVSEVVGTKGGFSIKLKDDSNVKAEIIVIATGYKSFELDIGGLKAVPHKHTSKPRRMMIETDSNSMAADGIYIAGTLSGVSSMFATAAGSGVQTACNILSTFSGKPTIVHDK; via the coding sequence GTGGTGATTTCTAAATTGGATAAATACACAGTGGCAATAATAGGCGGAGGGGTAGCAGGCCTGTCGTGCGCTCTTACTTTGGCCTCGTCAAAGGACAAAGGTGACTGGACTAAAGATAAGAGATATGTGGTGATTGATAGCGGCAGCTCCGACCTCTTAAAAGCAAAGTTATTCAATGCGCCAGGAGTTGCTTTAGGCGTTAGCGGCCAGAATGTATTAGAGCAAATCAGACAACAGATAAACCATTACGGCTGCGTTGATTTTCTAAGCGGTGAGGTATCAGAGGTAGTCGGCACAAAAGGTGGTTTTAGTATAAAACTAAAAGACGATAGCAATGTTAAAGCTGAAATCATTGTAATTGCAACCGGCTATAAGAGCTTTGAGTTGGATATTGGCGGCCTTAAGGCTGTACCTCATAAGCACACAAGTAAGCCCAGACGCATGATGATAGAAACCGATTCAAACAGCATGGCGGCTGATGGAATATACATCGCAGGAACACTTTCCGGAGTCAGCAGCATGTTTGCTACCGCAGCAGGTTCAGGTGTTCAGACAGCCTGTAATATTCTGTCCACCTTCAGCGGAAAACCTACGATTGTGCATGATAAGTAG
- the budA gene encoding acetolactate decarboxylase, with protein sequence MKNMKKALAAFLFLILAGCVTQDTLRRDTIYQASTLDALLSGNYEAFIEFSELKKHGDFGLGTFDNLDGEMAALDGEFYQIKSDGVVYPVTPDMKTPFADMIFFKTDISFDIKKDATCEEVIDEITKRLPSGSIFYAVRVDGSFEKLQLRSVPAQKEPFPGLLEAVKSKTVFNYENVSGTMLGFWFPDFMQGASITGFHFHFLSDDRTKGGHLLACKLKEGKVKIDYATNLILKLPETDKYMSKKNINDNLTSKGVSYH encoded by the coding sequence ATGAAAAATATGAAAAAGGCGCTTGCAGCTTTCTTGTTTTTAATATTAGCCGGGTGTGTTACGCAGGATACGCTCAGGCGTGACACCATTTATCAGGCCTCAACTCTTGATGCGCTTCTAAGTGGCAACTATGAAGCATTTATTGAGTTTAGCGAATTAAAAAAACATGGTGATTTCGGTCTTGGCACCTTTGACAACCTTGACGGAGAGATGGCAGCCCTTGACGGTGAGTTTTATCAGATAAAGAGCGATGGCGTTGTTTATCCGGTTACTCCGGACATGAAAACTCCTTTTGCAGATATGATATTTTTTAAAACCGATATTTCATTTGATATTAAAAAAGATGCAACCTGTGAGGAGGTAATTGATGAAATCACTAAGCGTCTTCCCTCAGGGAGCATATTCTATGCTGTAAGGGTGGACGGGTCATTTGAAAAATTACAGCTTAGAAGCGTACCGGCTCAAAAGGAACCCTTTCCGGGTCTTTTAGAAGCTGTTAAAAGTAAAACTGTGTTTAATTATGAAAACGTAAGCGGTACTATGCTGGGTTTTTGGTTTCCGGATTTTATGCAAGGAGCAAGCATAACCGGTTTTCACTTCCATTTTTTATCAGATGACAGAACAAAAGGCGGACATCTGCTGGCATGCAAGTTAAAAGAAGGCAAGGTAAAAATAGACTACGCTACAAACCTTATTTTAAAACTACCGGAGACTGATAAATATATGAGTAAAAAAAATATAAACGACAATTTGACATCAAAAGGTGTTTCTTACCATTAA
- a CDS encoding Uma2 family endonuclease, translating to MQTIERDLDLTEIIDGEEIMGPSPFGVHQRVSSNLNYIIHHYVKMRDLGQVYYSPLDIIFEEGLNRLQPDILFIKKENMSIFQDWIRGVPDMVCEIISPGTYERDTAVKRGIYEKYKVPEYWLVLPEFKTVEILTIEGDKYKLHSVAAFEGVVISKVIEGLQVNIAEIFE from the coding sequence ATGCAAACAATTGAAAGAGATTTAGACTTAACGGAAATTATTGATGGAGAGGAAATTATGGGGCCTAGTCCATTTGGAGTCCATCAGAGGGTTAGCAGTAATCTTAATTACATTATTCATCACTATGTTAAAATGAGAGACTTAGGACAGGTTTATTATTCGCCTCTTGATATAATCTTTGAAGAGGGGCTTAACAGGCTTCAACCGGATATATTGTTTATTAAGAAAGAGAACATGAGTATCTTCCAGGACTGGATACGGGGTGTGCCGGATATGGTTTGCGAGATAATTTCACCAGGCACTTACGAAAGAGATACTGCCGTTAAGAGGGGTATTTATGAGAAGTATAAAGTCCCAGAGTACTGGTTAGTCCTGCCTGAGTTTAAAACTGTTGAAATATTAACGATAGAAGGCGATAAGTACAAGCTGCATTCCGTTGCTGCATTTGAAGGCGTTGTTATATCTAAAGTCATAGAAGGGCTTCAGGTTAACATCGCTGAAATATTTGAGTAA
- a CDS encoding glucose-6-phosphate isomerase, giving the protein MSGKSSWERYKKYLYHNKELGLTIDVSKMNFPADFITKLSPLISNAFKNMDALESGVIANPDENRMVGHYWLRNAAHAPSKELTTEIDSTLSAVKEFAKKVHSGVIVSPESGKKFKNILVIGIGGSALGPQLVSFALGNANDPMTSYFFDNTDPDGMDYVLGQIGDSLDETLSVVISKSGGTKETRNGMLEAKAAYEAKGLNFAHHAVAVTGKNSDLDKIAVADKWIERFPMWDWVGGRTSVTSAVGMLPAALQGLDIDTLLKGAASCDEASRVKEPLKNPAMLLSLMWHYGTAGLGLKDMVILPYRDRLHLFAKYLQQLIMESLGKEKDLNGTVVNQGITVYGNKGSTDQHAYIQQLRDGVNNFFVTFIEVLRDREGASMKVEDDFTTGDYLNAFYQGTRTALSGNARESVTITIEKLDAFSMGVLIALYERAVGYYATLININAYHQPGVEAGKKAAGVVAKLQRAAFSHLRANSGSAHTADETAAAIGSPEDVETLFKLLLHAASNPDHKIKILKSDNLTDSRFQFVKERM; this is encoded by the coding sequence ATGAGCGGTAAGAGTTCATGGGAGCGTTACAAAAAATATTTATACCATAATAAGGAGTTGGGGCTTACCATAGACGTAAGCAAGATGAATTTCCCGGCGGATTTTATAACTAAACTGTCACCTTTGATAAGCAATGCTTTTAAAAACATGGACGCCCTTGAATCCGGCGTTATAGCCAACCCTGACGAAAATCGTATGGTTGGCCACTACTGGCTTAGAAACGCCGCCCATGCACCCTCTAAAGAGCTGACAACCGAGATAGACTCAACCCTTTCAGCGGTTAAGGAGTTTGCTAAAAAAGTGCACAGCGGCGTAATCGTTTCACCGGAAAGCGGTAAGAAATTTAAAAACATACTGGTAATCGGCATAGGCGGGTCGGCTCTTGGGCCTCAATTGGTATCATTTGCACTGGGCAACGCTAATGACCCCATGACCTCATACTTTTTTGACAACACCGACCCTGATGGCATGGACTACGTACTGGGACAAATTGGTGACAGTCTCGATGAGACCCTCTCGGTTGTGATTTCAAAAAGCGGAGGCACTAAAGAGACACGAAACGGAATGCTTGAGGCTAAAGCCGCGTATGAGGCAAAGGGTCTTAATTTTGCCCATCACGCGGTTGCAGTAACCGGCAAAAACAGCGATCTTGATAAGATTGCCGTAGCCGATAAGTGGATTGAGCGTTTCCCTATGTGGGACTGGGTTGGAGGACGCACATCTGTAACCTCAGCTGTTGGAATGCTCCCTGCCGCCTTACAGGGATTAGACATAGATACGCTGCTTAAAGGCGCTGCCTCCTGTGATGAGGCATCCAGAGTTAAAGAGCCGCTTAAAAATCCGGCCATGCTGCTATCTTTAATGTGGCACTACGGCACAGCCGGTCTTGGACTTAAAGATATGGTCATATTGCCCTACAGAGACCGTCTCCATTTGTTTGCAAAGTACCTTCAGCAGTTGATTATGGAGTCTTTGGGTAAGGAGAAGGATTTAAACGGAACGGTTGTAAATCAGGGAATTACCGTATATGGTAATAAGGGGTCAACCGATCAGCATGCCTACATTCAACAGCTTAGAGACGGCGTTAATAATTTCTTTGTCACATTTATAGAGGTTTTAAGAGACAGAGAGGGCGCCTCAATGAAAGTAGAGGATGACTTCACAACCGGTGATTATCTAAATGCCTTCTATCAGGGTACACGCACCGCTCTTTCCGGTAACGCTCGTGAATCTGTCACTATTACAATAGAAAAACTGGACGCATTTTCAATGGGAGTTCTTATTGCTCTCTATGAAAGGGCTGTCGGTTACTACGCAACACTTATCAACATAAACGCTTACCATCAACCCGGTGTCGAGGCCGGGAAAAAAGCCGCCGGTGTTGTAGCAAAACTTCAGCGGGCAGCCTTCTCACACCTCAGGGCTAACTCCGGCAGCGCTCACACAGCCGATGAGACAGCTGCAGCTATAGGCTCACCAGAGGATGTTGAAACCCTGTTTAAGCTCCTTCTGCACGCAGCATCTAACCCCGACCATAAGATTAAAATTCTTAAATCAGATAACCTTACAGATTCCAGGTTTCAGTTTGTTAAAGAGAGAATGTAG
- a CDS encoding DUF1641 domain-containing protein — MAKKNTDVSSGGIEVVAAQVNDIYNRLRIIEGLVTDMVPAMEKITREIGETINDLRYRYERDETLELIKKIGDNIPTFIQMLDAMKAFKGFFDDIMPAVGTIIKEVTPAINSLRLLFERDETLELLIKTGENVPVFNKLLDFLNSFEKSGDLDFTLKTAFAKETEFMIKGMEKCAVRTMQQLMEKPLKPGMLSLFTAIKDPEVQKGFVLMTTFAKNMPQCMLETIEASGEVFKPKTR; from the coding sequence ATGGCTAAGAAAAACACAGATGTAAGTTCAGGCGGTATAGAAGTAGTAGCCGCACAAGTTAATGACATTTATAACAGACTTAGAATTATAGAGGGACTTGTCACTGATATGGTGCCTGCTATGGAGAAAATTACAAGGGAAATCGGCGAGACTATAAATGATCTCAGATACCGTTATGAAAGAGATGAGACCTTAGAGCTGATTAAAAAAATAGGCGACAATATCCCTACTTTCATTCAGATGCTTGATGCTATGAAGGCATTTAAAGGGTTTTTTGATGATATAATGCCTGCCGTAGGCACCATCATTAAAGAGGTAACACCGGCGATTAATTCATTAAGATTGTTATTTGAAAGGGATGAAACTCTTGAGTTACTCATTAAAACAGGTGAGAACGTGCCGGTATTCAACAAACTTCTGGACTTTTTAAACAGTTTTGAAAAAAGCGGTGACCTGGATTTTACTCTCAAGACTGCCTTTGCCAAAGAAACAGAGTTTATGATAAAGGGTATGGAGAAGTGCGCTGTTCGTACCATGCAGCAGCTTATGGAAAAACCCCTTAAGCCAGGAATGTTGAGCCTCTTTACTGCTATAAAGGACCCTGAGGTTCAAAAGGGATTTGTACTTATGACAACATTCGCAAAAAATATGCCACAGTGTATGCTTGAAACCATTGAGGCAAGCGGAGAAGTGTTTAAACCTAAGACGCGATAG
- a CDS encoding NAD(P)/FAD-dependent oxidoreductase codes for MKRIVVIGGGSGGVMFSNRMRKEYSPDDVEIVVIERSEKHFYQPAFTLVVFGLDDPKNLIRPVKDLFFEGITLIHDEAVKIDGANNKVITGKSGELYYDYLVIATGAKLLFDETEGLQESMEADKNVFTFYNLNGAIKLRDKLKDMDGGTIVSSVCEMPIKCPAAPMKFIMMAEDTMRLKGLRNKFKFIFTTPMPAVFSREPYASKLNAIFASRGIETVANFTPSEVDHEKGVLKDFGGKEVKFDLLSITPPHGGEFVIENSENVGDAAGWVSCDKHLMVSKKFANIYGIGDAADYPTSKTASGIRKQAKVLVERLKANMKGEVSDYKYDGEIICPMLTKHKRVMFAHFNYDESISPALESYSNWILKVHMLRPLYWNLMLNGLI; via the coding sequence CATGAGGAAGGAATACAGTCCTGACGACGTGGAAATCGTGGTAATTGAACGGAGTGAAAAGCATTTTTATCAGCCGGCATTTACTCTTGTCGTTTTTGGTCTGGATGATCCTAAAAATTTAATAAGACCCGTGAAAGATTTGTTTTTTGAAGGTATCACGCTGATTCACGATGAGGCTGTAAAGATTGACGGAGCAAACAACAAGGTAATAACCGGTAAAAGCGGTGAGCTTTACTACGACTATCTTGTAATAGCAACCGGAGCAAAACTGCTTTTTGATGAGACCGAGGGGTTACAAGAGAGCATGGAGGCAGACAAAAATGTGTTTACCTTCTATAACCTTAATGGTGCTATTAAGCTTAGGGACAAACTTAAGGATATGGACGGCGGCACGATAGTTTCATCCGTGTGTGAGATGCCGATAAAGTGTCCGGCGGCTCCTATGAAGTTCATCATGATGGCAGAGGATACAATGAGGCTGAAAGGGCTTAGGAACAAGTTTAAATTTATCTTTACAACACCTATGCCGGCTGTTTTTAGCAGAGAGCCGTATGCTTCAAAGCTCAATGCAATATTTGCATCAAGAGGTATTGAGACAGTTGCAAACTTCACCCCCTCGGAGGTTGACCACGAAAAGGGAGTGTTGAAGGATTTTGGCGGAAAAGAGGTTAAATTTGACCTCCTATCCATAACCCCTCCTCACGGCGGTGAGTTTGTTATTGAGAACTCAGAAAACGTTGGAGATGCAGCAGGGTGGGTAAGCTGTGATAAACATCTAATGGTAAGCAAAAAGTTCGCTAATATTTATGGCATTGGAGATGCTGCCGATTATCCGACATCTAAGACCGCCTCCGGTATCAGAAAGCAGGCGAAGGTGCTCGTTGAACGTCTAAAAGCAAACATGAAGGGTGAAGTATCCGACTATAAGTATGACGGTGAGATTATATGCCCGATGCTCACAAAACACAAGAGAGTTATGTTTGCTCATTTCAACTACGACGAGTCTATTTCACCTGCCTTAGAGAGCTACTCCAACTGGATACTAAAGGTACATATGCTCAGGCCTCTTTACTGGAACCTCATGCTTAACGGCTTAATATAA